CTCCTTTGTTTATGGGAACATTCCGGGCAACATTGGCCATCCCGTAAGAAACAGAAGGTATAACCACGATGCGCTTTGAATCCTTTGCATTAATAAGCTTGGCATATTGTTCTCTAAGCTGATCCGTTTCTCCGAAAAACTCTTCAGGTGAAATCTTAAAGGGGTTACGTTTACGCTGTACTCCCCAAATTCCGGCTTCTTCAACAACTTTTAGCTGTGGCGACATGTACGCACAATTAAGGTAAGTAACGGCTTCATCGAGTTGGAAGTGAGATTTTTTACAGTCCATAGGTGGCTATTACAATTAGTTTGATTTAGGTTAGAGAACGTCGAAATTTCAGCTGTCAATTACCAAATTTTTTTGTTGATGAATATCAGACATGCTAAAAAAGAAGATCTTCCGGCAGTTCTCACTATGAACAATAACGCAGTCCCTCATGTAACAAGTGAAGAGATTTCAGACATGGAGTATTACCTGCAAGAGGCAAGTCCCTTTCTGATAATAGAAGAAGAGGACGAGCCGATGGGATTCATGATTGTGCTTCAAAAAGGGCTGGACTATGAAAGCCTGAACTACAAGTTTTTCTGTAAGAATTATGATGATTTCGATTATGTGGATCGGATTGTTATTTCGGAGAAGTTCAGAGGCAGAAAGTTAGGCACAGCTCTATATCGATATCTTGCCGAAAACTCTGAGCAAAAGTATATAACCTGTGAAGTGAATCTTGAACCGCCGAACCCAAACTCGTTGGGATTTCATAAAGCGTTGGGGTTCAATAAAGTAGCCGAGCAGGAAACGGAAGGTGGAAAAAAGAAGGTAGCCTTGATGGTTAAAAGGTGGTAAAAGAGAAAATTTCTTTCTTTCAATTTGGAATGAAAGTTCTGGTTATAGGTTTATGAAGCTGACTATTCAATCATAATAAACCTAAAACACTATGAAATTCATGAAGAGAGTATCCGGAGTTTTTGCACTAATTTTTGCAATGCTCCTTTCAACTAATATAAAGGCACAGGACAGTGACATCGTTGATCTTGCTGTTGCCACCGATGAACTTTCAACCCTTGTTACAGCTGTACAAGCTGCCGGGTTGGTAGAGACGCTTAAGAGTGACGGACCATTCACCGTTTTTGCTCCGACAAATGCAGCATTCGAAGCCCTGCCGGAAGGCGTACTTGATATGCTATTGAAGCCGGAAAACAAAGATAAGTTGACGGCCGTACTTACCTATCATGTAGTACCTGCAGAAGTAATGTCTGGCGACCTGGAAGATGGTATGATGGCCGGTACGGTTCAGGGAAGTGAAGCTAAAATTACCCTTATGAACGGCAAAGCCATGGTTGACGGAGCTACAGTAATTATGGCTGATGTGAATGCCAGCAACGGTGTTGTTCATGTAATTGATCAGGTAATTTTACCGCCAAGCATTAAGGAAGCCCTGGCATCTGCTGAGAAGCAAAAGAAAGATAAGAAAGACAAAGACTGGTAAGTTAAAAACCAGACAGGACCATCCGGGCCGGAGTCGAGAGACGCCGGCCTTTTTTTGTTTGGCAATTAATCAGTTTTCATCGGGAAGTGATTCAAACTCCTGCCGTTTCTTTTCCATCCACTGCTGCATAGCTTCCGGGTCGTTCATCATTTCAGACATCTCTTGCATAGCCTGAAGATGATCAACATCACCTTGCTTAAACATTTCAGTTCCGTGCTGCCGACTTAACTCAGCAATTTCTTCAAAGGTTTCTGCGGTAAATTCCTGATCACAGGCCCCGCCCAGTTGTTTACAGGTCATGGTTTTCATAAATAAATGGGATTATACCTTATTCCTGAAGACTTAAACTTTCACGGGTTTCT
The nucleotide sequence above comes from Gracilimonas sp.. Encoded proteins:
- a CDS encoding GNAT family N-acetyltransferase, with the protein product MNIRHAKKEDLPAVLTMNNNAVPHVTSEEISDMEYYLQEASPFLIIEEEDEPMGFMIVLQKGLDYESLNYKFFCKNYDDFDYVDRIVISEKFRGRKLGTALYRYLAENSEQKYITCEVNLEPPNPNSLGFHKALGFNKVAEQETEGGKKKVALMVKRW
- a CDS encoding fasciclin domain-containing protein: MKFMKRVSGVFALIFAMLLSTNIKAQDSDIVDLAVATDELSTLVTAVQAAGLVETLKSDGPFTVFAPTNAAFEALPEGVLDMLLKPENKDKLTAVLTYHVVPAEVMSGDLEDGMMAGTVQGSEAKITLMNGKAMVDGATVIMADVNASNGVVHVIDQVILPPSIKEALASAEKQKKDKKDKDW
- a CDS encoding DUF1059 domain-containing protein; translation: MKTMTCKQLGGACDQEFTAETFEEIAELSRQHGTEMFKQGDVDHLQAMQEMSEMMNDPEAMQQWMEKKRQEFESLPDEN